The Candidatus Methylacidithermus pantelleriae genome window below encodes:
- a CDS encoding YbaB/EbfC family nucleoid-associated protein encodes MNFAKMLKQAQAMQEAAQRIQAELASREFEGQSGGGAVRAIARGDFTLVSLSIDPDFFGQADRELLEDLIVTAVREAMEKAKNETHQALSKLAGGNIPPGLLGG; translated from the coding sequence ATGAATTTTGCAAAAATGCTCAAGCAAGCCCAAGCAATGCAGGAAGCTGCCCAGCGCATCCAAGCTGAGCTGGCCAGCCGTGAGTTTGAAGGTCAAAGCGGCGGCGGGGCCGTACGCGCAATTGCCCGGGGAGACTTTACGCTCGTAAGCCTCAGCATTGATCCAGACTTTTTTGGGCAAGCCGACCGGGAGCTTTTGGAAGACCTGATTGTAACTGCGGTCCGAGAAGCGATGGAAAAGGCAAAGAATGAAACGCACCAGGCACTGTCCAAGCTTGCAGGAGGAAACATTCCCCCAGGTCTTCTAGGCGGCTAA